GTTGAACTGTTCAAATTgttgtttttattattatttagaCAACATATTTTCTATACAGATTGTGCTAAAGTggcaactccgcctatggtggggcgcctttggtgtcccagcatagcaggtcccaagccctggtaaaggaggagggttgtgttaggcgtggcgagccaatgtaaaaacctagccacttaaatggagatgaaacccgaaagaaaatcgttggggcgtaaccctcttagcgacgcgccatatcggaacccgggtatggtgttaaatgggcaagggccgggtcgtcacccccgtgacgcgccgtgtcgtgatctgggcatggtgtcaagtaaccaaggatcgggtcgtcgcttccttagtggcgcgctacatcggcgcccgggtgtagtgaaaaatgagcaagggtctttgcatcagagtcgacgggtgcgaagggtaaggaagctagtcgaaccaactaggatccatttaggtagttggaatgtatggtcacttacaggtaagttaagagaattagttgataccgcgactaggaggcgtgtaaatatattatgcgttcaagagactaaatggaagggtcagaaggcgaaggaggtggacaatacaggtttcaagctttggtacacagggacagttgcgaatagaaatggagtaggagttttgattgataagagcctcaagaatggtgtggtgggagtgagaaggcaaggagataggattatcttagtcaagcttgtcgttggtgatatggtcttgaacgtaattagtgcgtatgccccccaagtaggcctcgacgagagtgctaagagacagttctgggaagacttagatggtctggttagagctatacctagtagtgagaagctttttataggaggagatcttaatgggcatgtaggtactacaagcgcaggtttcgaggcagttcatggaggttttgggtatggtagtaggaatcaggaggggggaggaagttctggacttcgtggTAGCTTTTGacttgatgatagccaacactttctttagaaagagagaatctcatctagtgaccttcagtagcggacaacactgtagccagattgactttgtcctcgcaagaagaaaggacaaacgagcatgcttggattgtaaggtgataccaggggagtgtgttgtttctcaacataagcttttggtggcagattttcgttttcaggtgcgtgcccgtagggataaacaagctaagattgaaagaacaaagtggtggaaactgaaaggggagacgtcagaggtatttagggaaagggttatcaaagagggctcttggaaggaagaagacgacataaacaatatgtgggacaagatggcaaccaacattcggaaggtagcctcagaggtgtgtggagtaaccaaaggaaggggacgcgaggctaaagatacttggtggtggaatgaggaggtccaaagggctattaaggagaagaaagaatgctatagacgcttgtaccatgacaggagtgtggacaacatagagaagtacaaggtggcaaagaagactgcaaagcgagctgtaagtgtggcaaagggtagagcgtacgaggatctttaccaacatttgagtacgaaggaaggagagaaggacatttataggatggctagggttcgtgagagaaagacacgggacttcaaccaagttaagtgcattaaggatgaaagagagcatctcttggtaaaggaggatgagatccgacatcgatggcaagagtattttgacaaattgttcaatggtgagaatatggacacaacctttcagttggatgactcttttgatgacaccaataggcgctttgtgcggagaatccaagaatctgaggtcagagaggcgttgaaaaggatgaaaggaggtaaggcgatgggaccggatggtatcccaatcgaggtgtggagatgcctcggggacatagctgtagtatggttaaccaagctgttcaaccatatttttcgatcgaacaagatgcctgatgagtggaggagaagtatattggtaccgatctacaagaataaaggagatattcaaagttgtacaaattatcggggaattaagttgatgagccatactatgaagctatgggagagagttatcgagcatcgcttaagagcaataacgcgggtctctatgaaccaatttggtttcatgcccggaaggtcaaccatggaagccattttcttaataagacaagttatggagcggtatagggagaagaagaaggacctacatatggtttttattgacttagagaaggcttatgataaaataccaaggaatgttatgtggtgggctttggacaaacataaagtcccaacgaagtacgtcgggctcattaaggacatgtacagcaatgttgtgactagagttcgaacaagcgatggagacacggatgacttcccgattaagataggactacatcaagggtcagctttgagcccttatttgtttgctttagtgatggatgaggtcacaagggacatacaaggggacatcccttggtgtatgcttttcgcggacgatgtagtgctagttgatgaaagccggacaggagtgaatcagaaactggagttatggcgggagaccttGGAGTCCAAGgattttagacttagtagaactaaaactgagtatatgagatgtgacttcggcactactactcgggaggaggaagatgttagtttggaagatcaagtagtgcctaggaaggatacctttcgatatttaggatcaatgctacagagggacggggatattgatgaagatgttagccatagaatcaaagcagggtggatgaagtggcggcaagcgtctggtgtcctatgtgacaaaagggtaccacagaagctaaaaggcaagttttataggacggcgattagacctgctatgttgtatggtgcagaatgttggcctacgaaaagacgatatattcaacagctaagtgtcgcggaaatgcgtatgttgcgttggatttgcggtcatacaagaagggatcgagttcggaacgatgatatacgtgagagattaggggtagcaccaattgaagaaaagcttgtccaacaccggttgagatggtttggacatgtgcaacggagacctccagatgcaccggtgcgtagtggaatcctaagtcaggatagtaacgtgaagagaggccgaggaagaccgaagttgacttgggtagaggcaataaaaagagacttgaaaggatggaatatacccaaagacttagccttagataggagtgcttggaagacagctattcacgtgcctgaaccttgattgcttctgttgggtttcaactctagcctaccccaacttgtttgggacttaaaggctttgttgttgtttgttgttgttgtattgtgCTAAAGTGGCATGCCCACTTAGTTTTCTTCTAGCTTCGTCCATGAATTGAGGTGAAGTATATGTAATTTTCAGCATAAAATGGGGCTGTTTAGAAAGTATAAATACAAGACCATGCGTTTAAATGATACAAACATACTTAAATACATGACCATATATTTTAATGATACAAACCTACTTAAAATGAGATTCATGAATTGGGCATACCTATGGATTAGGGGGTGATGATGTACATATGATCTCAATCTCGGTTGGCTGCCACTGTCATATCTTGGTAATCCTATACCAAATGGAGTCATAGAATATTCAGGAATTCCTGATACAGGAAGATTACTCAAATGTCTGTGCTCACTGTCATGATTTCTTGACTCAGTAGCATGGAAAACTGGAGCGTTATTCAAATCAGGAGTGGCATGGCCTTCCAAGCCAGTTGAATGCCGATGAAATGAAGTGCTTTCAGCACCAGAATTAGAAGTAGAAGGCACATGAACAGGATGGACAAAACCACGCAGGGCAAGATATGGGCAAACAAGTGAACTGCTTGCAGCACTTGAGTGATCTCCAGTTGTGTGATCTTCATAAAAGGGAAATATCAATGCAGTAAAAATGAAAGAACTTTAACACGTTGAAGTTTAGGTCAAAATGCTTACAAGTTGGCTCCGCTTCACGCTCCCTGCAAAAGAAAAAATAGGTTAAATTAAGAACTTGAATAAATGAAACATTCTTTTAAGAACCTGAGGGTCCATATACGGTATCACCATAAAACAAACAAGAGCTGTTTTTAGCAAAAAAAACATAGTAATCCGGCATAAGCAGGTAATCGTCACACATGAACCAACGGAATGGCAATTCAGAAAGCAGGCAACATGTTTTTGCCTGATGATGATAATTGATATCACAACATGTAAACATCAGACTTATACAACTGCCGACTTATACTACTGCCCTTGAAAACTAAATGTGCATATATATGGCAATTTCTACGATACTCCAAAATGATTGTGGACCGCCTATCTGGATAAGATATCATGAATTATTACCTCCTAGGCACACGAACGACAGGGCTGCCGACAACGGTGCGGCCACAGATGCGCACTGGAGAAACCAGATTATCCGGATATTTCTCATTTTCTGTTTTTTTATTAATGATTTTATCTCTTTGGAAGTTCAATGGTCCAGATTTATTAGAACTCTTAGCTCTTAGGGGGTAATTGGAGTACTGTAGCATAGCCCTATATGCATTCGTTACAAATAAAGACCGCAATTATGCCCAAACCACCCAACTCCCAAGCTTGAGTCCGTGTTGAGAAAAAAATTGGGTGTctatttcttcttaatataaaacGCCTAGTCCTCCTAGGTTGGTTTAGTTTTATTTCAATAAATAAAGGCCCAAACCATGGCATGCCTTCATAAGAGATATGTCTAGTGGACTGGAACTCGAAATGGTACTAAGGGGCATGTCATATGGTTAACTAATGcattaatcatcatcatcatgaaccATTGATGATAGCATCTACAGTTCTAGGTTATCTTTCAGCCATAGTTAGACATGTCGAATTCATCTTGCAATTTTTGGTTTCTCATATGTTTTCTGATAACTAAGAGAAAATAGCAGGTAATTAGTTCAACAAACCAACATACCCATTGACATGCCACATGACAGGCAAATTTTGATGTGGAACATCCAACTTACGTGGATTTGCCATTTCAAACCGCAAACAGCCAAATTGGCCGGGTACCATTACAAAAGTATGGACCTTTGCTCGTTCACACCACAGCCATTTAACAATCATTTTTCCAATATGAGACAGGGGGTAGAAATGTCTTTTTGCCCTCAGGTCCACTTCcgttcttcctcctctctcttcctGTGTTGTGATTGGCAACTGTGGGCCGCCACCACCTCTTCCTTCTCGCAATATGAATCGCAGCCTGGTCTGTGCTGCCACATCATATTCGTCCCCCAGCAGCGAGTCCAAGTCGGGTGCCAGCAGCTCATCCATCCCCTTCCAGCAGTGGGCCGGATCCAAATGCCGCTGCTCGCTTCCATTCCGCACCCGTAGGAGGCACCTCACGCACAACCACAACCTCCCTATGCACATGCAGCTCACCATGGCAGATTCAGGAAGGGCGAAGAGGTGGAGGGGGCATGCAGTGATTTGATCGGTGAAGCCACCGGCGACGTGGAGCAGTCGCTCGCCCAAGTGCAGACAGGAGCAGCACTGAGTAGAACCAGAACAGCGCAGGCAGGCTAGTGTCAAGATCAAGCGTCGCGCATTGACACCATCAGAGTAGCTCATGCCACAACCGctgcgcctccgcctccgcctccgccactGCTGCCGGAGATGCCCAACATAGCAGACACCACTCACCCCCACCACAACAGGTAACGAAGGAGCACTTCTGGGACTGTGTGCATAGACCTTAGCAGCAACTATGTGGCTCGACCTTAGCTTCCAGGAGGCGAGAGCACAACAGCAGATGAACAAGGAAAGAGAGGAAGGGAGGAGGGAGGCCACTATCTTATCTGGCGTGAGAGGATGAAGACAATTGGGAAAATGTCAATCctcccccaccttctctctcctCAAATCAGATACTCCCTCCCTACTGGTAattcaagtcgttttggacaaggcttgggtcaaacattgggaatataaatcatgaatatcctttaagttgttgagtttggaaatgtgaaaaccatatgaatagatttgtcttgaaaagtattttcataaaaatatatatatttgtataaaaataagaagtcaaagttatgctttggagaccgtgtcgctgtccaaaacgacttgaattaccagtacggagggagtacataagtATAACAATCGTTAGGTGTGCTAGAATCACGATTTTGTAATGGTAATTGGCCAATATAGACAAAAACAGAGTGAAACAGCATATACTCCATCCAATCTGGTATATTAGGCAAAGGGGAAAAAATCGCAATACCGAAACGTACACAATGACTAATGTCAGGTGCCGCGCTACGACTTctgcatgtatgcatgcatgccGCAAGCCTGGCCCACCCCGCACCCCGCTCATGGAAACGCACGCATGCAGCAGCGCTAGACGCTTCAGCTTCTCCAGCTGAGTTAATGCACACAGAGATCAAAGCAACACACCTAATAAATGGAATCATGATTTTTGCTGTGTCGCCTAATAAAATGGACTGGAGGGAGTACCATCTAAGCTCAGTGTCCGACATCAAAATTTTCCTATGGCAAAATAGGTACTCTCTTTTGAAAGTAAGACTGGAGGGAGTACCATCTAAGGAAGAGGGCATCCTCATTCTTGCTTCACAATCATTGAAAACATGATGCAAAATCCATCCAATCAAAGGTAAGGAGAAGTACTTACTCAAACACAGATGCTAGCTGGGTGAATCCACTAAAGGGGCACCACTGAAATCCAAAAGGCTGTGAATAAAGACCACAGGATAATGAGAAATAGGAAAGGTTAAATTATGACAGGTAATGATGATGTACTAAGACTGCAAAATGTGTCTTCTAGTATTCCCTCCTTTAATTTTTATAACGTGTAGTTTGACTATTCAAGTTCATGCTTTGACCAACAATTAATCCAATAACATGAGTCATGTGCCACAAAGATAGTGTTAGGTTCTAATCAAAATCACTTGCTGATGAATATGAATTTATGATATTGTAACTCGTATCAATAAAATATTATAGGGAAAATTTACGGTCAAAGATCGATTTGCCTAGTTAAACTACACCCTGAAAAGAGGGAGAACAAGATACCAAAACATTGTAAGACAGCAGCACTGTAACACCTGTTCTAGTGCCTATAATACAAACTAAAAAAACAACTGCTCATGAAGCAGAATCAACAGAAATGTAAGTTAGTACTTGTATGACATAAATGTTTATTTACTCAAATATGTGCACTTACAAGCTCGGAGGTGATATCATAGTTGTCGCTAGTCACCCAGCCACCCATATCAATATCAGCAGAGGGGCGATGTCCGCTTGCATAAAGCCAGCGACCTTTCTCAATCTTCCGACAATTAGGGCATTGCATCGCTCCTTTTGCATTGAATGCGGACCCAATACAATCTGGCAAGAAAAACGTGTTTAGTTCAGCAATCTGCCTAAGATATCATAATGTATTTTTCATGCACACATTCACATAAACGCACAGGGGTGAGGTGACAGAGAAATTCTTGGAGATAACAGAAAAAAGCAGATGCGACAACAAAATTGTGCTGATGGTGTTCAAGTTGAACTAAAGTTTGGTGCTCGACAAAGTTTCCGGATGCAGTCATTACTTGACACGAGAAGGCGTGACCTGAATTGGAAAAACAAGCCCCAAAGGTCCGAACCTTTCATGTTGTCACTACGCAAAAGCCTTTATAGGCCTAATAACTAAGCTAAATCGCCACAAGCAACCGGCCAACCGCTAGTGAAACAACCAAAATTACCGCTAAATTCAAGCTTACGGATTTGCCCGCCAGACCTGGGGCTCCAATTACGCGGGAATGGCTCTACTTACTCGGTTACTCTTACACGTGCAGTTCTCATCCCCATCATCATCATCCGAACATGTATGAACATCTCCGTTGTTCAAGTCTGAACCACGTCGATGACGCTATGAAATCCTGAAAATCTACCCACCAGAATTCCCCTCTTACGGCAAATTACGCCTGTTCCACGGCCAATTGCGCCCGTGGGGCACGGTACCCGACCAAACCGACCGTCTCAAGCAGATCCGGATGATGAAAGCCCGTAGCCTAGCAGCGGCGCGAGGGAATCTGACCTAGGTGGAACTCGTGTCCGCATTGCAGCTTGGCGACGGACCGGCCCGCGCCGCGGGCGAGCACCGGATCCAGGCAGATGGAGCAGGCCGCGGCCCCGCCCCTGCCCCCGCCGCCGGCCCCGGCCGCCTCCGCCGGCGGCGACCTCTTCAGATCCATCGGCGCGCGCCCCCGCTCCGCCTGCTGACTCTCTCTTCCTCGCCGCGGAGGCGCTCGTGGGGGTAGGGGGGGACCGTGAGCTCGCACGGGAAGGACAGGAcaggagaggggaggagagagaaacgAGGACGGTGTGTCCGAACGGAATGGAATGGAAGGAGGGTGGAAGACGGGAAATGGGAGTAGTGATCGAGAAAAAATGGACGATGATTATTGGCGTGTTTTTTATGCTTGTTTACCTCGCAAATGTTTTGGCATGTTTTTGTGACACTTGTCATGGTTTGTTTTTAGGAACAGGTtcgtttttatatttctgttgaGGGGATCATGCGTGCACAGGTTTTATTTCAATCAATAAACAGGCATGTGATCAAGTATTTACTACTACGTCACATGCCGAATTTTATTATTTAGACacatcttttacacatggtattTCAGGGTACAGTCTACTCAACGAACTTGTATGAGGATATAAATAGCCTCACTTGAGTTCATCCCACACTCCCCTTGTTTTCTACCATTGTTTCTTGATAGCCAAAAGGCATTATGTGGTATTTTTTCAATATAAGTGGGTTGATAAAACATTTTTCGTCACATTAGTTGCCAAATTTCATATATTTAAGTTCCATAATGGTCCTCTCCTTTTTGCGTATGAGCGCTCCATTTTAGGATGCCTCCATGCATAAGCAGTGGTAGATCTATGTATAAGTGGTGAGGCTACCCGTTTCCATAGATTTTGCCAAAAATACATTTAACTCCCTTCATAGAATATAGAATTTTATATGTTAATTGTGTAATGTTTGTATTAATTAATTGAGTTAGAATCAACAAGTTTGACACAACGCACAAGCTTTGAATCCTTTGATCCACCACTGTGCATATAAGGGGTATATTCCTTCAATGACTGGGGTTTATATAATTGTTTTGGCACGTCACTTACCAAAATTTATATTTAGGACATCTTTTTCATGTGAGGTAATATATGGTATACAATCTACTTTGGTAAACTTGTTAGGATGCAAATTGCATCACTTGAGTCCGTATAATATTTTCCATGATCTTGTTCTCTACATTGCTTCTTGATAGATAAACAGAAAACCAAGGTATACGAGTTGATAATACTTGTGGTTAGCATAATTGTGTTGTTTTTAGGTTTCTGTTCAGGCCATTAAGTGATACTTTTCTTGGCAAGCGGGTTTATAAAAGTCTTTGTCATCATGTCACTTTGCCATTTGCCAAAGTATATATGATTCCTAGGAACATCTTTTATGTGTATACATGGTCGGTACAAGGCCACTTGGTATTTATAAACTTCTTCCTGTTAGGATGTAAAGTGCGTTGCTTAAATTGCACTATGTCCATGTCGTATCTTGTTCATAGTTACCAACATAAGCTCATGACAATCAACTCTTTCCGCGGGCAAGTTAAGAACTCTTGCATAACGATTGACTCTTCTACGTAGTgtcttgtttttgtttttttatttattggGTATTATAGTAAATCACTACACCACAACCTCTAAACAGCGACTGATTTAGAATTGCTAAAAGAGGTGTGCAACGATGGATAGTCAGTTGCTAAAGGTTATAGCAATGAACCCTGTAGTTGCTAATAAAACCGTTGTTATATGTATACAGCGACGAACATCATCTTTAGCAACGAACAGCTCGACGGCCCAACTTTTAGCGAC
This DNA window, taken from Miscanthus floridulus cultivar M001 chromosome 13, ASM1932011v1, whole genome shotgun sequence, encodes the following:
- the LOC136499283 gene encoding E3 ubiquitin-protein ligase IPI1-like isoform X2, translating into MDLKRSPPAEAAGAGGGGRGGAAACSICLDPVLARGAGRSVAKLQCGHEFHLDCIGSAFNAKGAMQCPNCRKIEKGRWLYASGHRPSADIDMGGWVTSDNYDITSELPFGFQWCPFSGFTQLASVFEEREAEPTYHTTGDHSSAASSSLVCPYLALRGFVHPVHVPSTSNSGAESTSFHRHSTGLEGHATPDLNNAPVFHATESRNHDRLPRYDSGSQPRLRSYVHHHPLIHRPTPRSGSNLVAPLGSVPAVVAETRGHGHGARGHMYQQSMHSSVQGSPFPPTTRRVRPRALTITSFIAATSSGEIGGPHGFPAPGAVNRSVSDAEGISRPIDRPYTWGREGFAPFPWIPAEGESHWWGTFNPMQNHAHGSFTRRPSGERPQSHPENGYQPVPPSQRMPPFL
- the LOC136499283 gene encoding E3 ubiquitin-protein ligase IPI1-like isoform X1, which produces MDLKRSPPAEAAGAGGGGRGGAAACSICLDPVLARGAGRSVAKLQCGHEFHLDCIGSAFNAKGAMQCPNCRKIEKGRWLYASGHRPSADIDMGGWVTSDNYDITSELPFGFQWCPFSGFTQLASVFEEREAEPTYHTTGDHSSAASSSLVCPYLALRGFVHPVHVPSTSNSGAESTSFHRHSTGLEGHATPDLNNAPVFHATESRNHDSEHRHLSNLPVSGIPEYSMTPFGIGLPRYDSGSQPRLRSYVHHHPLIHRPTPRSGSNLVAPLGSVPAVVAETRGHGHGARGHMYQQSMHSSVQGSPFPPTTRRVRPRALTITSFIAATSSGEIGGPHGFPAPGAVNRSVSDAEGISRPIDRPYTWGREGFAPFPWIPAEGESHWWGTFNPMQNHAHGSFTRRPSGERPQSHPENGYQPVPPSQRMPPFL